ACCCGTGGCTCGCCGTCCTCCCCGTCCACGAGATCGACGCGGGCGTACAGCAGCTCCTCTGCGTCCGGTACGGCGGCCAACGCCCGCTCGGCAACGGCCAGTTCGGCCGGAGTCGGAGTCCAGGGCTCCAGGCCCGGGTGGGCGACCTTGTCCGCGTCATAGGCGGTGCCCGGGGCGAGCACGGCCCGCTTGCGGCTGGCGTGCAGAAGCCGGCCGCCGTAGAACTGCAGGGCCCGCTCACCACCGGTGTCTATGGACTTCACATACGGCTGGACCATCGCCGTGAGCCCCTCCTCGTGCATGCGCGCGAGGTGTCGTACGGCCGTCTCCCGCTGCTCGGGCGTGTAGCGCGCGGCGTAGCGGGCGCCCGCTCCGGAGGTGGGCTTCACGACGTACTCGTGGTCGTCGGGGAGGTCGGCCGGGTCGCCGGGCGCGAGATAGCGGGTCGGGACGGCAGGCACTCCGGCGACCGCCAGATCCCCCAGATACCGCTTGTCGGTGTTCCACCGCACCACGCCCGCCGGATTCGCCAGCCGCGTCGCCTTGGCGCACCGCTCCGCCCACGCCAGGAACTCGGCGGCCCGCCAGCTGTAGTCCCACGTGGACCGTATGACGGCGAGGTCGTAACCGGCCCAGTCGACGCCGGCGTCGTCCCAGAACACGGCGTCCGCCTCGGCCCCGGCCGCGCGCAGTGCCTCCAGCAGCACGGGCAGGTCGGCGTCCTTGCTGGTCTCCGGTCGGGGATCGTAGGTGACTAGGGCGACACGGGGCACGGCGGGTCCCTTCCTGTCCTGGTTGTCTCGTGAGTCCGCAGGCTAACCTTCGCCGCCGCAACCGCTGCAACCCATTTGACCTTCCCCTTTGGGGAAGCCCCAGCATCGGTGGCGAGGAACGAAGGGGGAGCCCGCATGGAGTGGCTGACCATCGGCGTCTTCGCCAAGGCGTGCCGCCTGTCGCCCAAGGCGCTGCGGCTCTACGACGAGTTGGAGCTGCTGCGTCCGGCGCGGGTCGACCCGGACACCGGATACCGGTACTACGCGGCCGAGCAGTTGGAGCGCGCCCGGCTGGTGGCGTGGCTGCGGCGGCTGGGCATGCCGCTGGCCCGGATCCGTGAGGTGTGCGCTCTGCCGCCCCCGGCCGCGGCCGCGGAGATCCGCGCCTACTGGGCGCAGGTCGAGGCGGACACGGCCGTACGACGGGATCTCGCCGCGTTCCTCGTGAGCCAACTGACAGCGCAGCCGAGGAAGGACACCACCATGCTGGAACTTCGTTACTCCGCCCACTCGGACCGAGGCCTGGTCCGACCCAGCAATCAGGACACGGCGTATGCGGGGAGCCGCCTGCTCGCGGTCGCGGACGGCTTCGGACCCGCGGGGGCGCCCGCGAGCAGCGCGGCCGTGGAGGCGCTGCGTTTCCTGGACACGGAGGAACTGCCGGCCGGCGACGTCCTCAACCTCCTGGAGGACGCGGTGCGGGGCGCGACCGAGGCGGTCCGGGACGTGGCGAACGGCGCCGGCGGCCCGGACGAGGCCGGCACGACCCTGACCGCCGCGCTGTGGACGGGCTCCCGCCTGGCCCTGGTCCACATCGGCGACTCCCGCGCGTACCTGCTGCGCGACGGCGCCCTGTTCCGCATCACCCACGACCACACGGTGGTCCAGTCACTGATCGACGAGGGCCGCCTCACCCCCGAGGAGGCCACGGCCCACCCCCAGCGCGCCCTGCTTCTGAAGGCCCTGCCCGGCGAGACCCCCACGGCCCCCGACCTCCGCCTGCACGACGCCCACCCCGGCGACCGCTACCTCCTGTGCTCCGACGGCCTCTACGCCATCGTCCCCGACGCCCGCATCCGCACCCTCCTCACCGACGCCGACGCCCCCGACGAGGCGGTCCTCACACTGATCGCCGAGGCGAACGGCGCCGGGGGCCCGGACAACGTCAGTTGTGTGGTGGCGGATGTGGTGGAGGCAGTCGCCTAGGCCTGGCGGTCCTCTTCCGGTTCCCAGTCCAGCAGGCGAACCTTCGCGACCGTGCGCACATGGTTGCGCATCGCGGTGGCCGCCTGCTTCGGCTGTCCGGCGGCGATCGCGTCGAGGATGGCCTGGTGCTGGGCGAGGGAACGGGTGGGGCGGCCGGGCTGGCGGAGGGACTCGGTGCGGCTCTCGGCGATCTGGTCGGCGATGGAGCGCATGAACTCCGCGAGGAGGCTGCTGTGGGCGGCCGCCGTCACCGCCGCGTGGAAGAGGCGGTCGCCCTCGACGCCGGGGTCGCCCTCCTCGATCTCCGCCGTCATGTGGGCGAGCGCCGACCTCATCGCGGCCAGGTCGTCCTCCGTGCGGCGCTCCGCGGCCAGTTCGGCGAGTTTCGTCTCCAGGGCCTCACGGGCCTCCAGCACGTCGGGGAGGCGCCGGCGGCGCTCGACCATCGTCTCGACCGGCTCGACGTCGAGGCTGTCGCGGACCAGGTAGGTGCCGCCTCCGTGTCGCGCCTCCACCAGCCCCTGGACCTCCAGGACCACGATCGCCTGCTTCACGGAGGCGCGGCTGACGCCGAGGCGCTGAGCGAGGTCGCGCTCGGGTGGCAGGCGGTCCCCCGCGCGCAGGCCGCCCTCGGTGACGTACTGGCGCAGCCGGTCCAGCACCTGCTCGTACAGGCGCTGTTTCGTCATGGGGCGCAGGGCGTCGGTCACGGGGTCCCCCTCTCGTCGGGAGCGTAACACCGTGCACCGAAATGGCCGAGTGGCTGAGCCAATTTCTGCGCGACCCCTTGACGCCGCTCCTTGTCGCGCCCACGCTAACCAGCCAAACGCGTAAGTGGCTCAGCCACTCGTCCACTCCCCCGGATACCCACCCCGCCGCTCGGGACCCAAAGACGGGAGCCCGTATGTCCCCCGAACTCATCTCGATCCTCGTCCTCGTCGTGGTGTTCGTCATCGCCACAACCCGCTCAGTCAACATGGGCGCGCTCGCCTTCGCCGCCGCCTTCGGGGTCGGCGAGCTCGTCGCCGACCTCGACGCCGACGGCATCTTCGCCGGCTTCCCCGGCGATCTGTTCGTCGTGCTCGTAGGCGTCACGTACCTCTTCGCGATCGCCCGCGCCAACGGCACCACCGACTGGCTGGTGCACGCCTCCATCCGGCTCGTGCGGGGGCGCGTGGCGCTGATCCCCTGGGTGATGTTCGCCATCACCGGCGCGCTCACGGCGATCGGCGCGGTCAGTCCGGCCGCGGTCGCGATCGTCGCGCCGATCGCGCTGAGCTTCGCCGCCCGCTACGGCATCAGCCCGCTGCTGATGGGCGCCATGGTGGTGCACGGCGCCCAGGCCGGCGGCTTCTCGCCGATCAGCATCTACGGCACGATCGTCAACGGCATCGTCGAGCGCGAGAAGCTGCCGGGCAACGAGATCGCCCTCTTCCTCGCCTCCCTCTTCGCCAACCTGGTCATCGCGGGTGTGGTCTTCGTGCTCTTCGGCGGGCTGAAGCTGTGGGCGCGGGGGGCGGTGGAGCCGGACGAGTCCGCGGCGGACGCCTCCAAGGACGCCTCCGACAAGGGCGACCTTCCGCAGGGCGGTTCCGGCCCGCAGCCCACCGGCACCGGCACCGGCACCGGCACCGCCGTAGCCACCCGCCCCGACGCACCCACCACCCCCGACACCACCCGCCTCAACCCGGCCCGGATCGCCACCCTCACCTCCCTCGTCGCCCTCGTCGTCGCCGTCCTCGCCTTCGACCTGGACGCCGGTCTGACCGCGATCACCCTCGCCGTCGTCCTGAGCGCCGCCTGGCCGGACGACAGCCGCAAGGCGGTCGGCCAGATCGCCTGGTCGACGGTCCTGCTGATCTGCGGTGTCCTCACGTACGTCGGTGTCCTGGACCAGATGGGCACCATCACCTGGGCCGGTGAGGGCGTCAGCGGCATCGGCGTTCCGCTGCTGGCCGCGGTCCTGCTCTGCTACATCGGCGCGCTCGTCTCGGCGTTCGCCTCGTCCGTCGGGATCATGGGCGCCCTGATCCCCCTCGCCGTGCCCTTCCTCGCGCAGGGCGAGATCGGGGCGGTCGGCATGGTGGCGGCGCTCGCGGTGTCGGCGACGGTCGTGGACGTGAGCCCGTTCTCGACGAACGGCGCGCTGGTGCTGGCCGCGGCGCCGGACGTGGACCGCGAGCGTTTCTTCAGGCAGCTGATGGTGTACGGAGGGATCGTGGTGGCGGTGGTACCCGCGGTGGCGTGGCTGGTGATGGTCGTGCCCGGCTGGGGGTAGGACCGGCAGGCGGCAGCAGGCAGTGCCCGCCGATCATCGTCGATCATCGTTGATCAGTTAAGGAGTTACGAAGCGTGTCCTCTCTCTTCCCGGCCCTGACCGACGGCCGAGCCGGCGGCACTCCCGACGCCCGGACCGACGCCCGGACCGACCGGCCCGCCCTGCGGTTCGGCGACCGCTCCCTGACGTACGCGGAGCTCGCCGCCGCGGCGGACGCGCTGGCCGGCCGGATCGCCGGCCACGCCCGGGTGGCCGTCTGGGCGACCCCGGCGCTGGAGACCGCCGTAGCGGTGGTGGCGGCGCTGGAGGCCGGCGTCGCCGCCGTACCGCTCAACCCGAAGTCCGGGGAGAAGGAACTCGGGCACATCCTGACCGACA
The nucleotide sequence above comes from Streptomyces sp. NL15-2K. Encoded proteins:
- a CDS encoding MerR family transcriptional regulator, which gives rise to MEWLTIGVFAKACRLSPKALRLYDELELLRPARVDPDTGYRYYAAEQLERARLVAWLRRLGMPLARIREVCALPPPAAAAEIRAYWAQVEADTAVRRDLAAFLVSQLTAQPRKDTTMLELRYSAHSDRGLVRPSNQDTAYAGSRLLAVADGFGPAGAPASSAAVEALRFLDTEELPAGDVLNLLEDAVRGATEAVRDVANGAGGPDEAGTTLTAALWTGSRLALVHIGDSRAYLLRDGALFRITHDHTVVQSLIDEGRLTPEEATAHPQRALLLKALPGETPTAPDLRLHDAHPGDRYLLCSDGLYAIVPDARIRTLLTDADAPDEAVLTLIAEANGAGGPDNVSCVVADVVEAVA
- a CDS encoding FadR/GntR family transcriptional regulator, translating into MTDALRPMTKQRLYEQVLDRLRQYVTEGGLRAGDRLPPERDLAQRLGVSRASVKQAIVVLEVQGLVEARHGGGTYLVRDSLDVEPVETMVERRRRLPDVLEAREALETKLAELAAERRTEDDLAAMRSALAHMTAEIEEGDPGVEGDRLFHAAVTAAAHSSLLAEFMRSIADQIAESRTESLRQPGRPTRSLAQHQAILDAIAAGQPKQAATAMRNHVRTVAKVRLLDWEPEEDRQA
- a CDS encoding SLC13 family permease, which produces MSPELISILVLVVVFVIATTRSVNMGALAFAAAFGVGELVADLDADGIFAGFPGDLFVVLVGVTYLFAIARANGTTDWLVHASIRLVRGRVALIPWVMFAITGALTAIGAVSPAAVAIVAPIALSFAARYGISPLLMGAMVVHGAQAGGFSPISIYGTIVNGIVEREKLPGNEIALFLASLFANLVIAGVVFVLFGGLKLWARGAVEPDESAADASKDASDKGDLPQGGSGPQPTGTGTGTGTAVATRPDAPTTPDTTRLNPARIATLTSLVALVVAVLAFDLDAGLTAITLAVVLSAAWPDDSRKAVGQIAWSTVLLICGVLTYVGVLDQMGTITWAGEGVSGIGVPLLAAVLLCYIGALVSAFASSVGIMGALIPLAVPFLAQGEIGAVGMVAALAVSATVVDVSPFSTNGALVLAAAPDVDRERFFRQLMVYGGIVVAVVPAVAWLVMVVPGWG